Part of the Bacillota bacterium genome, TTCCTTCAGACGGCCTTGGGCATGGAAGACATAGCCCATGGTGGTCAGTACCGAACCGTATTCGAAGTAATCGTTGTTTTCCCGGCTCAGTTTCATGACCTGCTGCAGATAATTCAGGGCTTCGGGATAGTTGCCCAAAAGGGCGTGGGTTTTGCCCAGTCCGATGAAGATCTTCAGTTCCAAGTGGGGTTCGATGATGTCCGCATGGTTCATCAGTTCACGGGCAAGCTCAAAGGCAGTCTTCGCGGTGTCGTACCAACCCAAGTTGTGACAAATTGCACCGTAAAGGTAGTGGGCCTGCACCGTGAGGAAGTCATCCCCCGCAAGCTCTAATTCCTCGATGGCGTTCTTAATGGGTTCCAAAGCACCGTTCATATCCTCCTGCCCGATGTAGCACCGGGCGAGGTTCAAATAGATGCGGCCCCGGGAATAGAAATCGTCCACGGCCACCTCTTCCAGTGCCTCTTCATAAAGACCGATGGCCTGATTCCACCGCTCCTTTTTTTCACAACTGCGGGCAACCGCCAAGGTCTTCTCTAACCGATGATTAAGTTCCCGGATTGGAGTGGTGGTTTCGTCATCGAGAAAGAAGCTTATGGGTTTGTTCAACCGCTGCGCGATGATTTGCAGGCTCTTTAGGGATGGGTTGGCTTCGTTCTTTTCCAGCTGACTGATAAAACTCTTCGTGAAATCATCTCCAGCCAATTCCTGCTGCGTCATGTTCAAGCGCTTGCGCATCCGACGTATTTTTTCACCAAGGGTTACCTGGGTCACGTGACACACCACCTTCATCTGGCCCTTATGTTCATAAAAGCTGAACGCAAATCCAACTTACCATATAAATGGACGGGAGTCAAACGAAATATGGTCCAGAAGGTCTTGACAATAGGTAAAGTGGTTGTTATCATAGGGGTGTCGGCAAGGGGGGGCCGGTGGGGACAAGTCGCCCCAGGCCACTTTACATAGGAACGGAGGTGAGCTTCGTTGCGGCTGAAAATGCGGCTGCCAGCTCTGTTGTTGAGTGCGGTGTTGGTTATAGCGGTGTTTTCAGGCATCTTGCTTTCCGCCCCGGAGGCAGCATCCATGGTGGAAGGTTCCCAGGCCCGGATGTCCATTCCACCGATCAAGCCCTTCGGAGAGGAAAAAGTAGCGCGCATGTCCATCCCGCCTATTAAGCCCTTCAGCGATGGTTCCTCGGCTTCTGCCTAAAGATAGTCTCGTTGGACTCACAGCGCATTATTCTATGATCAGACCGTCCAATGGTCGGGTGACGCACTCACGCGTCACCCCCTTGTCCAATATAAGTTGACAGCCAATCCGAAGACTCTTTCCTTTCTTAGTTTATCCCCTCGTCCCTAGTCACTGCCGCCCTTTTCCTGCATAGAATAGAACAACAGGTTAATTGGGCTTGCTCCGGGGAGCAGGGAAAGGGGAAGATGTGTGTAATATAGTAGTATGGAAGCGAAGAGTGAGGCGGTGACCCTATGGATGGCCTAGCAAAGGATGCTTGTCTGATTTGTCGGGAGGAGCCCAAGACAGGGGTAACATTCTGCAATACCACCCTTTGTAGCGCCTGTGAACGGCTGATCCTGCAGATTTCCCCGGGGGATCCCGGGTATGAACGGATAGTGGAGCAAATCAAGGAGTTTTGGGTGCGGAATCCAGCCTATATCAGCTTGGCTTAGTGTCCAGGTGCTTCGCCGTATATTACTTTCTCGTATCTTTTGGAGAGTTTGATAGGTTGCAGAACTTGACACCATATCTATCTGGTCTTTTAGCCTATGTAAGGCGGGGGATTGTTCCCTTCCATACACCGGGCCATAAACAAGGGCGGGCACTGCCTAGTGTCTTGGCCGAGTGTCAGGAACACTGGGCCGCGCTGGATCTGTCCGATGTGGTGGAATGTCCAAGCTTGGATCATGCCGAGCCGTTGGTGCTACAGGCGGCGGAGAAACTGGCCGCGGAGCTATATGGGGTCCATTCCACCCTTTTTTTGTCTAATGGGACAAGCCAGGGGATCATCGGGATGCTGTTGGCGGCAGGGTTTGGCCGGAGAGTGCTTCTTTCCCGGAATTGTCACATTTCCGCGGTGCGGGGCTTGATCCTGAGTGGTGCAACTCCCCAATGGCTACCGGTTATTTACGATGAATCCTGGGGCCTGGTGGTGGGGGTAGATTTAGAAGTCCTAAGGAACCTCACACCGGGTTTCGAAGCTGCCCTCATCGTCCATCCCACCTATCATGGTTTTGTGAACGACTTTACATTGCTGCGGGATTTCTGCCGGGCCGGTGAGGTCAAGTTGCTGGTAGACGAGGCCCATGGACCCCACTTCATTGCCCATCGGCATCTGCCAAAATCCGCGGTGACTTGGCCCGAGGCTACTGCCGTGGCCCAAAGCCCCCATAAGATCCTCGGTGCCTTCACCGGTGCATCCTGGTTACATCTGGTCCAGGCCTGGGAGGGCTTGGAAGCATGTGTCCGGCTGGTCCAATCCACCAGCCCCTCACCCTTGTTGTTTGCTTCCTTGGATGCTGCCCGTTGGCAACTGGCCCAGGAAGGCCCCAGTCTTTTCGGACAGACATTACAACTGGCCGAGGAGCTTCGGGAGGAGATCTCCCGGATCCCGGGGCTTTGGTGCCCAACGCCGGAGCAGTTAAAGGCTAAGGGGATCGTTGATTTTGATCCCCTGAAGCTTTTGATCTTCGTGGACCAGTTGGGAATAAGTGGTATCCAGGCGAAAAGGTTCCTCCGGGATCGAGGAATTGAAGCGGAGTTGGCGGATCCCCACAGCGTGCTTTTTATCCTGACCCCCGGGGATGATGAAAAGACCGCCAAGACTTTGCTCCGGGGACTGGCCTGTTTGAGTCGGGAATTGCGGGGGAGGGGGGCCGCGGTTCCCGTACTACACTGGCCTTCCCTGCCTCCCCAACGGTTGATTCCCCGGGAAGCCTTCTTTGCACCTGGAGAAGAGTTGGATATTAGGAGTGCACGGGGGCGGATCGCCGCGACGGTGCTAGCGCCCTATCCGCCCGGTATACCGGTGCTTGTCCCGGGGGAAGAGATTACGGAGGAGATCATTGCCTATGTGGAGCAGGCGTTGGCTTTAGAGGTGAGCTTTAACCATGATCCCTTAAGGATCCGAGTGGTGAAATAGAGGGAAGGAGTGTGGAGCCATCCGGTAAGGAACGCGGAGGCTCGGGTTTGAGATGAATTTGGGAAAACTGATTACCTTCGAAGGAATCGATCGCACCGGAAAGTCCACCCAGTTGGAATTGGTGAAGGATTGGTTGACGAAGCAAGATATTCCGGTCTTGATGACTCGACAGCCGGGGGGGACATCGGCCGGTGAGGTGATCCGGAAGCTAATCCTGTCCGGTAGCTGCTCCCTAGATCCCAAGGCGGAGCTACTTTTGATGATGGCGGACCGGGCCCAGCATGTGGCCGAAGTGATCCTTCCGGCTTTGGAACAGGGCATGGTGGTCCTTTGCGATCGGTTTGTCGATTCTTCGGTGGCCTACCAGGGATATGGAATGGGATTAGATTTGGAGTTGATCGATCAGCTTAACAAGTGGACCACCCAGCAGTTGATCCCTGTGTTGACCGTACTTTTCGATCGACCGGTGGACTTTTCCTTCGGTGGGGAGCGTCCTGGGGATCGTATCGAGAGCAGGGATCGGGCCTTTCAAGAGCGGGTGCGCCAGGGCTTTTTGGCTCTGTACCGGCGAGAACCACAGCGAATTGTGCGTGTTGATGTGGTAAACAAATCCCCGGAAGAGATCTTCGCGGAAGTCCGGCCGGTAATTGCTAGGGCCCTTGGTTTGTCCGATGCATCCTAGAAAGACGGACAAGGGTGTTCCGCCGTGGTATAATGATCAGTAATCGGGCCCACAAAAGGGAAGGGGATAGGATGTCTGGGGTATTAGACCTGAATCAGATCGTCGGGCATGAGATGGTGCGACAGGTTCTGCAGCGGGCCATTGCCGAAGGGCGGGTCGCTAACGCCTATTTGTTCCATGGACCTAGTGGGGTGGGTAAGACTACTACCGCCTTCGCCTTTGCTAAGGCACTGCATTGTGTGGAGGGAACCGGTACCGACGGCTGTGCCAGTTGCCAGCGCTATGACGCGGGAGTGGCCCATCCGGACCTCATTGTCCTGGACGGGACCGAGGGAGCTTTGAAAATCGATCAGATCCGCCGGATGCAAGAACAGCTGAACTATAAAGCCCAGTCCGGTGGGTACAAGGTCTGTATCATGATCGGGGCGGATCAGATAACGGTTCAGGCGGCCAACAGTGCTTTGAAGGTTTTGGAGGAACCCCCGGGGCAAAGCGTGATCATCCTCACCGGGGAAAGCCCTTCCCAGTTTCTACCCACGATCCTATCCCGCTGTCAGGTGTTAGCCTTTCAGCCCGTTGCTGTGGAAGTGTTGGCCCGACATTTGATTAGCCTGGGTAGTAGCGAAAGCCAGGCCCAAATCCTGGCCCGACTTTTCGAAGGACGGGTGGGCACCGCGGTGAACGCGCTATCCAGTGACGTTCTGGATATGCGTAACACTATGCTGGGTTATCTCCGGGATGTGCAGGGACATGGATGGGCGGGTCTGTACAGTGATAGCACCCTCTGGGAGAAGGAACGGGTCCAGGGCCGGTTGGCCTTAAAGATCATGTTATCCTGGTACAGAGACCTGCTTCTGATCAAGACCGGTACCAGGGAGAACCTGGTGAACTTTGACTGGGAAGGTCCTTTGGAGGAAGCGGCCAAGAGATACGCGCTGGACGACTTGTTGCAGATTACCCAAGCCATTGAAGGGGCGTTGAACTATCGGCAGGGTACAGGCTATTACCGGATCTACCTGGACAGGATTTTGTCCCTGCTTTGATCCGCAGTAAGTCACGATAGGAGAATGAATATATGGCAACAGTTGTGGGTGTTCGCTTCAAGAAAGCGGGTAAGATATATTATTTCGATCCAGGGGACCTGGATCTGGTGGAAAATGATCTGGTGATCGTGGAGACGGCCCGGGGCATGGAAGCAGGTACCGTGGTTATCGGCCGGAAGGAAGTACCGGAAGAGGAAATCAGTCAACCTCTGAAGGCGGTGCTCCGTAAGGCTACTTCCGAGGACGAACAACAGATACGGGAAAACAAACAGAAAGCAAAGGAGGCCTTCGGCATCGGCCTCAAGAAGATCGCGGAACACCAGCTGCCGATGAAGCTGATCGACGTAGAGTACACCTTTGATAATAGCAAGATCATCTTCTATTTCACTGCCGAAGGACGTGTGGATTTCCGCGAGCTGGTGAAGGATCTTGCGGCGATCTTCCGTACCCGTATTGAGCTGCACCAGATCGGGGTGCGGGATGAGGCCAAGATGATTGGCGGCCTTGGTCCCTGCGGACGGGCCATGTGCTGCACTACTTTCCTGGGGGATTTTGAACCAGTCTCGATCAAGATGGCCAAGGAGCAGAATCTTTCCCTGAATCCCGCGAAGATCTCCGGGATCTGTGGACGACTGATGTGTTGTCTCAAGTTTGAACGGGATCTATATCGGGAGACGCCCAAAGGGGAGGAGGATGCGGAACAGGAATGCAGCTGTCCCTGCTCTCAGGAATGTACCGAGGAGATTGTCGAGGACACTGGTGAGGGAGTAGTGGAAATGGAGTCGGAGGTGGAAGTGCCGGAAGAGGCCGAGGTGGAAGTAGAACAGGAAGAGACGGCCCCTGCGGAGGAAGAAACGGCCAAGGCTCAAAAACCAAGCAAGCAGGGCAAGAAGAAACGGCGTCCTAAGTACAGGAAAAAAAAGAAGAAGCGTCCCAAAGAAAAGGGAAATGGAAATGGAAACCAAGGACAATAAACGGACATCAAAAGGAACCTTATATATCTGCGCTACGCCCATCGGCAATCTGGAGGACATTACCCTGCGGGTCTTGCGGGTATTGCAAGAAGTGGACCTAATTGCCTGCGAGGATACCAGGCGTACCCGGCAGCTTCTGGAGCATTATCAGATCAAGAACGCCCGGTTGGTGAGTTATCACGAGCATAATGAACAGGAGCGGACCGATGAGCTGATCGCGGCTTTGGAAGCAGGACAAGATGTGGCTTTGGTATCCGACGCAGGCACCCCTGGCATAGCAGATCCTGGGTTCGTGGTGGTTCGGAAAGCGCTCGAGGTGGGGATTCGGGTGACTTCTCTGCCGGGGGCCTGCGCAGCCATTGCGGCCTTGGTGATGAGTGGCTTAACCACCGATCGATTCTATTTCCATGGTTTTCTACCGCGAAAAGAAAGCAAGCGCATCCGCGAACTGGAAAGGATGAAGGAACAGGTAGGTACCCTCATTTTCTACGAGGCTCCTCATCGCATCGTTGCCTGTCTGACAGATTTGCTCCAAGTCTTTGGGCCTAGACCCGCGGTGTTGGTCCGCGAGTTGACAAAGCTCCACGAGGAAATGTGGACCGGTACCCTGGAAGAACTTCTCCACCGCACCAGACAGCAGCCACCTAAGGGGGAGATTGTCCTCTTGGTGCAGGGCACAACAACTCCCCAGCCAACTGCTAATCATGACGTCCTGGCCCTGATCCAGGAGCTGATGAAATCAGGTGTAGACAAGAAAACCGCTGTTTCGGTTACCGCGAAGATAACCAATCTCCCCAAAAAGGAAATCTACAATCAAGTAGTGGAACTTCCCCCTTATTGGACGGAGAAAGACTAGGCAGTTTCTGTCTTATTGTCAGGCAGTTCCTTGAGCTCTGCCAAACACCGAGCACACAGGAGTTTCCCCTTGAAACTGGTCAAGCCATCGGTACTGTTACAGATCACACAGGACGTCTCATATTTTTTCAGAACGATGGTGTTCTGATCTCCCACGTAGATTTCCACGGGATCCCGTTCTGCCAGTCCAATGGTCATCCGCAGTTCCTTAGGAATAACGATCCTACCCAGACTGTCTAGGCGACGTACCATACCTGTGGGTTTCATGCAAATCCCTCCCTTGGAAGAATTATCTTCCTTTTTAGTAAGTAAAGTATACCACAGGGGGGAGAACGTCGTAAAGAAAAATCTGGGGATTGCTGAAGTTTTTTCAAAGGGAGGTGGGCCGAAGCCCACCTCGGAAGGGCATTACAGTTTGCGGCTGGAGGCACCATCGGCGGCAGTGACGATGTAGATTTCCGGTTCCAGTTGGGTCCGGGCGGGATACTCCCTTTCGATTCTCGAACAGAGTTCTTCCACTTGCTCTCGGGCTACCAAAGTAATGGTGCAGCCCCCGAAACCAGCACCGGTCATTCGGGAACCCAGGACTCCGTCAGTGTCCAGGGCAATCTCGGTGAGGATGTCCAGTTCCCGGCAGCTCACTTCGTAAAGGTCTCTGAGGCTGGCATGGGATTCGTTCATGAGCTGGCCTGCCTTCGCCAGATCATTGTTCTTGAAAGCTTCCACCGTGTCTAGTACCCGCTGGTTCTCTTTTACCACATGTTCACACCGCTTGGCCACGGTGGGAGATAGGAGATCACGGTGCTTTTCGAAATCCTCCACAGAGACATCCCGCAGTTTTTGGATCCCGGGGAGGACGGTGCGTAGTACCTCCACGCCCTCTTCACATTCGGCCCGGCGCCGATTGTATTCTGAATCTACTAAGCCCCTTTTAACGCCGGAGTTGACCACGACAAAGGCATGGTCATCCATGATCATGGGGACCAACTCATACTCCAAGGACCGGCAGTCCAAGAACAGAGCATGATCCTTCTCACCTAACCGGGAGATGAATTGATCCATGATACCGCAGGCCACACCCACGAATTCGTTCTCCGCCCGTTGGCAGAGTTTCACCATTTCCACTGGATCCATGGAAAACCCCGCCACCGCTTCGGCAAACATGGCTGTCGCTACTTCGAACCCCGCGGAGGAGGAAAGCCCGGCTCCCCGGGGGATGTTGCCGGAGATGACCATGTTCATGCCAGGCAGTTTATATTGTTCCTGCAAATACAGCAGTACTCCCCGGATGTAATTGCTCCAAGTCTCCCGCTTAGAATGCTGGATGTCATCCAGGGGGAAGCGGGTGCTGCGGTTGAAATCTAGGGAGTAGACGTGGACTTCCCGGTCCGGACGCCTTGCCCCCACTATGTTCAAGGCTCTGTCGATGGCGATGGGTAATACGAAACCATCGTTGTAGTCTGTGTGTTCTCCAATCAGGTTTACGCGTCCGGGCCCCCGGGCATGGAAAAGCTCATCGGCCTGGCCAAAACGCTGATGATAGGCTTCAATAAGACGTTGCATCCGATTACCTCCCTAGGCTAGTCTATTTCCTCGAAGGATGCGGGTGGCGTGTTCCGCAACCGTTCTGCGGATTGTTCCGGCAACGTATCGTTGATGAAAGTTCCTGCACCGGATTCGCACCCCGCCAGATATTTCAGCTTTGTCTCCGTGCGGTTGGGCGGGTAGAACTCAATATGGAAATGGGCATGGTTGTTTTCTTGCCCGTCGGTGGGTGCCTGATGCATGATCATCATGTATGGCAAGGAAAAGCTAAAGAGATTGTCATACTTGGAGATCACCAGCTTTAGGATGCGGGCCAGGGATCTTTGCTCCTCTTCGTTGAACTCCAACAGGGAGCGGCGATGGTCCCGGGCATAGATGTGTATCTCATAGGGGTAACGGGCCGTAAAGGGGATAAAGGCCACAAAGTCTTGGTTCTCGGCGACGATCCGTCGTCCGTCCGCCAGTTCTTCTCCCAGAACGTCACAGTGCAGACACTTACCTGTTTCTTCCATGTATTCCTTGGATGAGTTCAGCTCGCGCCCCACTTTGGGTGGGATGAAGGGGAAGGCATAGATCTGCCCATGGGGATGTTGCAGGGTGACACCAATGGCGTCGCCTTTATTCTCAAAGATGAACACATATTTGATCTCCTCGCGGCTGCCCAGCTCCTCATAACGGTCGGTCCAGACCTTAATGAGATTGGTGATATGCTCCACGGACATTTCCGTTAACGAAGAGTCATGTTCAGAGCTATACAGAACCACTTCGCAGACGCCTTTGGCCAGATCCACCGGGTGGAGGGCGGTTCCTTCCACCGCAGGTTCAGGAGGGTTCGGTTGCAGGGAGGGGAATTTGTTCTGGAAGACCACGATCTCGTAGTTTTCAGGTACCTCCGTGGGATAGCCCCCTGGTTCCGTGGGACAAAGGGGACAAAAATCCCGGGGGGGTTTGTATGTGCGGTCCTGTCGATGGGTGGCGGTAATCACCCATTCCCTCTGAATTGGATCCCAACGTAGCTCAGACACTGGACTTTTCCTCCTTATTGCTCTGATCTTCCTTATTGCAGGATTTGCAGGTGGACTTCTCTTTGAAGCTGTAGTATATCAAATAGCGTCCATCGTCTTTGATAATCCTTCTTTTCTCCATACTTCAAACCCCTTTCCGTCGGTATATCCCTAGACGTATCCATTAGTCCAATCGGTTTGGGGCGGCGGTGTCCTTTACCGGGGGAAAACCCCCACATGCTAAGGACGGACGGTACGGCCTGCCCCTTATATAGGTTAACATAAGAGGTAAGAAAAGGACCAGCCTCCAGGTAAGTTTGCGATGTTGATGGGTTAAACTCGTGGAAGACCTTGGACACCCTATCAATACTTCTGCTTGTCTATGGTTTATCCTGCCCGAGGTTGACAAATAAATGCAGGCGGGGTATAGTAGTGCAAAAGGCGGCAAACATTACCCTAGAGGGGTAATGCCTGGTTTTTTTGATCGTGAGGAAAGCTTTGCTATACTCAACGGGACTTTTCCACCCCTCCCTGTTCCAAGAGGGGATTTTTTTGATCGGCACAGAACCGATGAAAGGGGCAAGGTACAATGAGCAAGGATACTTACTATATAACTACTCCCATTTATTATCCTAGTGATCGATTGCATATCGGACACGCCTATACGACGGTCATCGCGGACGCCCTGGCACGGTACCATCGTTTTCTAGGTAAGAAGGTGCTGTTTATTACCGGCTCTGATGATCACGGGCAGAAGATCGAGAAGATTGCTGCCAGTCGCGGGGTCACCCCCAAGGAGTATGTGGACGGGATCGTGGCCACCTTTAGGCAGCTTTGGACGCGATTGAATATTTCTTACGACGATTTCATTCGTACTACCGATGAGCGGCATCAGCGGGTGGTGCAGGAGGTCTTCCAGCGGATCTACGACCGGGGTGACATCTACAAAGGCTACTACGAAGGGTGGTACTGTACCCCCTGTGAAGCCTTTTGGTTGGAAAGCAAATTGGAGGATCACAAATGTCCTGACTGTGGGCGACCGGTGGAGCTGCTGAGAGAAGAGGCCTATTATTTCCGTATCTCCAAGTATGCTGATCGTCTGCTCGCATACATCGAGGAAAACCCCGATTTTATCCAGCCCGCAAGCCGGAAGAACGAGATGGTGCAGTTTATCAAAAGCGGACTGGAAGATCTTTGTGTCACCAGGACCGGATTTAGCTGGGGGGTACCAGTCCCCATGGCACCGGGCCACGTTATTTACGTATGGTTTGATGCGCTGACCAACTATCTTACCGGTTGTGGTTATCTGCAGGATGAAGAACTGTTTAAGACCTTCTGGCCTGCTGATTTACACCTGGTGGGTAAAGAGATCACCCGTTTCCACACTATCATCTGGCCCATCATCCTCATGGCCCTGGACCTGGAACTTCCCAGGCAGGTCTTCGGTCACGGTTGGCTGCTTCTGGATAGTGATAAGATGTCGAAATCCAAGGGCAACGTGGTAGATCCCAATGAGCTCATTGATGAGTTCGGGGCCGATGCCATCCGGTACTTCCTTCTGCGGGAGATCTCCTTCGGCAGCGACGGGAACTTCTCCGTAGAGGCCTTGATCCAGAGGATCAATGCGGATTTGGCTAACGATTTGGGGAATTTACTCCATCGTAGTCTTAGTATGATCAAAAAATACTTCGACGGGGTTATTCCCACACCGGGTCCGGAGGAGGAGCTGGATCGTGATCTGCGCACCATGGCGGAGCGGACCTGCCAGACGGTGGACAGGCATCTGGAACAGCTGGAGATCAATGAGGCCTTGGAGGCGATCTGGGCCTTCATTGGCCGGACGAACAAGTATGTGGATGAAAGTGCGCCATGGAATGTGGCCAAGGCAGAGGATAGGGAGCGCCTGGCCCGCATCATGTATAACCTAGGCGAAGCTTTGAGGCTCATCGCACAATTGGTGTGGCCCTTCATTCCCACTACGGCGGAACGCATGCTGCAACAACTAGGGGTGAAAGAAGAGTTCAGCGTTAAGCACCGGCAGTGGGGTGGTTTGAAACCCGAGACTGCCACCAACCCGGCCGAACCCCTCTTCCCTCGGATCGATATTAAGGAACGGGAAGCGGCCTTAGCAGCTAAAGAGGCCAGTAAAGCCGAAACCGAAGCCTCTAAGCCGGAAGAGGAGTTCATTTCCATCGAGGACTTCCAGAAGGTGAAGCTGCGGGTGGGGAAAGTGATCCAGGCCGGGCCCCATCCCAACGCGGACAGACTCTTGGTTCTAAAGGTGGACCTGGGCGATGAGGTGCGGCAGGTTGTGGCGGGGATCGCCCAGCATTATGCCCCTGAGGACTTGGTCGGCAAGCGTGTCGTGGTGGTGGCCAATCTCAAGCCAAGCAAACTGCGCGGAGAGATTTCCGAGGGAATGGTGTTGGCCGCTGTGGATGGCAAGGATCTCGGCCTGATCACCGTGGATAAAGACCTCCCCGCCGGAAGTATTGTGCGGTAAGGACTGCTTGATATGTAACTGAGAAAGGGAGGGAGCCGGGTATTTACCTTGAGGTAAACTACCCGGCGCCGTTTATGTTTGTGGACAGTCATGCCCATGTGAACAATGATCGTTTGCTTAAAGATGAGGCGGAGGTCATTGCCCAGGCTGAAGCTGCCGGTGTCCAGGTGATAGTGAATGTGGGTTGGGACCTGCCTTCGTCTAAGAGGGCCGTGGAGCAGGCGGAGAAGTATCCAGGGGTCTACGCCGCGGTGGGGATTCATCCCCACGATGCCAAGACCTACACCGAAGAGGCTCTCGCAGAATTGGCGCGCCTGGCAAAGCATCCAAAGGTGGTGGCCTTGGGCGAGATGGGCCTAGATTACTATTACGACAATTCTCCCCGGGATCAGCAACGATTCGTGTTTAAGCAACAGCTGGAACTGGCTCGCAAATTGGGTCTTCCGGTGATCATCCACAACCGGGATGCCCATGGAGATACCTGGGAGATCCTCCAAAGGCAGGAAGTGGTGGGGGGCGTCATGCATTGTTATTCCGGCAGCGTGGAGTTAGCGAAAAAACTGCTGGACAGAGGATTCTATCTGGGGTTTGCTGGCCCCATCACTTTCAAGAATGCGGTCAAACCTGTGGAGGTGGTGAACCAGGCCCCGATGGAGCGGATTTTGGTGGAGACCGATTGCCCCTACCTGACACCAGAGCCCCATCGCGGAAAACGCAATGAACCAGCCTTTGTAACCTACGTTGCCCAAAAAGTGGCGGAAATCAAAGGCTTGGAGGTTGACGAAGTGGCCAGGATCACCACCGCTAACGCTAAGAGCCTATTCAAGATTGGCTAACAGGTGAACTTGATGGCGGAAGAGTCGCCGATATTCAGCTGGGTGAAGTTGCCTTCTACCGCTGCATGCTCGCCGATCAGGGAATTGGACAAGAGTATGTTTTCTACCTTGGCCCCTTCGTTGATGATGGAGTCTCGGACGATGGAGTTGGAGATTTCCGCTCCATCGGCTACCGAGACGAAGGGACCAATGATGGAATTGGATATTTTCGCCGACTCCGGAATGTAGACCGGAGGAATCAAGATGGAGCCGGGGATCTC contains:
- the metG gene encoding methionine--tRNA ligase, whose product is MSKDTYYITTPIYYPSDRLHIGHAYTTVIADALARYHRFLGKKVLFITGSDDHGQKIEKIAASRGVTPKEYVDGIVATFRQLWTRLNISYDDFIRTTDERHQRVVQEVFQRIYDRGDIYKGYYEGWYCTPCEAFWLESKLEDHKCPDCGRPVELLREEAYYFRISKYADRLLAYIEENPDFIQPASRKNEMVQFIKSGLEDLCVTRTGFSWGVPVPMAPGHVIYVWFDALTNYLTGCGYLQDEELFKTFWPADLHLVGKEITRFHTIIWPIILMALDLELPRQVFGHGWLLLDSDKMSKSKGNVVDPNELIDEFGADAIRYFLLREISFGSDGNFSVEALIQRINADLANDLGNLLHRSLSMIKKYFDGVIPTPGPEEELDRDLRTMAERTCQTVDRHLEQLEINEALEAIWAFIGRTNKYVDESAPWNVAKAEDRERLARIMYNLGEALRLIAQLVWPFIPTTAERMLQQLGVKEEFSVKHRQWGGLKPETATNPAEPLFPRIDIKEREAALAAKEASKAETEASKPEEEFISIEDFQKVKLRVGKVIQAGPHPNADRLLVLKVDLGDEVRQVVAGIAQHYAPEDLVGKRVVVVANLKPSKLRGEISEGMVLAAVDGKDLGLITVDKDLPAGSIVR
- a CDS encoding TatD family hydrolase, giving the protein MFVDSHAHVNNDRLLKDEAEVIAQAEAAGVQVIVNVGWDLPSSKRAVEQAEKYPGVYAAVGIHPHDAKTYTEEALAELARLAKHPKVVALGEMGLDYYYDNSPRDQQRFVFKQQLELARKLGLPVIIHNRDAHGDTWEILQRQEVVGGVMHCYSGSVELAKKLLDRGFYLGFAGPITFKNAVKPVEVVNQAPMERILVETDCPYLTPEPHRGKRNEPAFVTYVAQKVAEIKGLEVDEVARITTANAKSLFKIG
- the galT gene encoding galactose-1-phosphate uridylyltransferase; protein product: MSELRWDPIQREWVITATHRQDRTYKPPRDFCPLCPTEPGGYPTEVPENYEIVVFQNKFPSLQPNPPEPAVEGTALHPVDLAKGVCEVVLYSSEHDSSLTEMSVEHITNLIKVWTDRYEELGSREEIKYVFIFENKGDAIGVTLQHPHGQIYAFPFIPPKVGRELNSSKEYMEETGKCLHCDVLGEELADGRRIVAENQDFVAFIPFTARYPYEIHIYARDHRRSLLEFNEEEQRSLARILKLVISKYDNLFSFSLPYMMIMHQAPTDGQENNHAHFHIEFYPPNRTETKLKYLAGCESGAGTFINDTLPEQSAERLRNTPPASFEEID